From the Halorhabdus utahensis DSM 12940 genome, one window contains:
- the trmY gene encoding tRNA (pseudouridine(54)-N(1))-methyltransferase TrmY, producing the protein MRQFVVIGHEAPTTPDFPLEDLPGAAGRLDLLSRSITAAFLRSHGLREDVRFRLILGDEFTLRFEGAKLQGLNPDERSTAARVRSALEQREGAIGHQAVETSPGIYLARRGVEAALRDAAEEGTLLQLHEDGRPIVERAVPDDPVFVLSDHRDFTEEEQALLDELNAERVSLGPNAIHADHAISVVHNYLDTDGYERY; encoded by the coding sequence ATGCGCCAGTTCGTCGTGATCGGTCACGAAGCACCGACGACGCCCGATTTCCCGCTGGAGGATCTGCCCGGAGCGGCGGGACGGCTCGACCTGCTCAGCCGGTCGATCACTGCGGCGTTCCTCCGCTCGCACGGCCTTCGTGAGGACGTTCGATTTCGGCTGATTCTCGGTGACGAGTTCACCCTTCGCTTCGAGGGGGCGAAATTGCAGGGACTCAACCCCGACGAGCGGAGCACAGCCGCCCGAGTTCGGAGCGCGCTCGAACAGCGCGAGGGCGCGATCGGCCACCAGGCGGTCGAGACGTCGCCCGGAATCTATCTCGCCCGGCGGGGCGTCGAAGCGGCCCTCCGGGACGCCGCCGAGGAGGGCACGCTACTCCAGCTTCATGAGGACGGAAGGCCGATTGTCGAGCGTGCCGTGCCGGACGATCCCGTTTTCGTCCTCTCGGATCACCGGGATTTCACCGAGGAAGAGCAAGCATTGCTCGATGAGTTAAACGCCGAACGAGTCAGTCTCGGGCCGAACGCAATCCACGCCGATCACGCGATCAGCGTCGTCCACAACTATCTCGATACCGACGGCTACGAGCGCTATTGA
- a CDS encoding endo-1,4-beta-xylanase encodes MSSDKTLRELADKNDLTLGASITADAFRTYPDDPAVAQTLTREFNAVTTGNALKMGPLRPERYTYNFEDADAIVNLGVKNDLLVRGHALVWHNQTPGWFYPWEYTDDQLREFLRDHIHTVAGRYRGKVDVWDVVNEAVADDGTMRETAWYDAMGEEYIDLAFQWANEVAPEADLFYNDYGIDEINEKADGVYALLERLLDRGVPIDGVGLQMHAFRAQEYVTPEALGENIRRFKDLGLDVHVTEMDVAYDRENVPEDHLEHQAQYYRDILEACLDNGCDTLVTWGVHDTASWLRNYDQTITDDPLLFDEDFDPKPAYFAIKDLLANRD; translated from the coding sequence ATGTCCAGTGACAAGACACTCCGCGAACTGGCCGACAAGAACGACCTCACGCTCGGTGCAAGCATCACGGCAGACGCATTCAGGACGTACCCCGACGATCCGGCGGTCGCACAGACGCTCACGCGGGAGTTCAACGCCGTCACCACTGGCAACGCACTCAAGATGGGGCCGCTGCGCCCTGAGCGCTACACCTACAATTTCGAGGATGCCGACGCCATCGTGAACCTCGGGGTCAAAAACGACCTGCTGGTTCGGGGCCACGCGCTCGTCTGGCACAACCAGACCCCTGGGTGGTTCTACCCCTGGGAGTACACCGACGACCAGCTCCGGGAGTTCCTCCGGGACCACATCCACACCGTCGCGGGTCGCTATCGCGGGAAAGTCGACGTCTGGGACGTCGTCAACGAGGCCGTCGCCGACGACGGTACCATGCGCGAGACGGCGTGGTACGACGCGATGGGCGAGGAGTACATCGACCTGGCCTTCCAGTGGGCTAACGAGGTCGCCCCGGAGGCTGACCTCTTCTACAACGACTACGGCATCGACGAGATCAACGAGAAGGCCGACGGGGTCTACGCACTCCTCGAACGCCTCCTCGACCGCGGTGTCCCCATCGACGGCGTCGGCCTCCAGATGCACGCCTTTCGCGCCCAGGAGTACGTGACGCCCGAGGCCCTCGGCGAGAACATCCGGCGGTTCAAAGACCTCGGGCTGGACGTCCACGTCACCGAGATGGACGTCGCCTACGACCGGGAGAACGTCCCCGAGGACCACCTGGAACACCAGGCCCAGTACTACCGCGACATCCTCGAGGCGTGTCTCGACAACGGCTGTGACACGCTGGTCACCTGGGGGGTCCACGACACGGCCTCCTGGCTGCGAAACTACGACCAGACGATCACCGACGACCCGCTGCTGTTCGACGAGGACTTCGATCCCAAGCCCGCCTACTTCGCGATCAAGGACCTGCTGGCGAATCGGGACTGA
- a CDS encoding antitoxin VapB family protein, which yields MATADEQIRVSDRVKRELDRLRRENESYNDVLERVLDEEKLGDFYDGFGRWSDEEADRVREARRKSKEKRKQRLRERGADTA from the coding sequence ATGGCCACCGCTGACGAGCAGATACGAGTGAGCGACCGGGTGAAGCGAGAACTCGACCGCCTCCGGCGGGAGAACGAGAGCTACAACGATGTGCTCGAGCGCGTCCTCGACGAGGAGAAGCTCGGTGACTTCTACGACGGGTTCGGTCGATGGTCCGACGAGGAAGCCGACCGCGTCCGTGAGGCCCGCCGCAAGTCAAAAGAGAAGCGAAAGCAGCGACTGCGAGAGCGAGGTGCGGACACGGCATGA
- the engB gene encoding GTP-binding protein EngB has translation MFETRPDRSAEVVLAGRSNVGKSTLMRELTGHTFDTGQRPGVTQEPNHYDWTSEDFVLTDLPGFGYMKGVPDEVREQIKTDVVRYIEANADSILVGVLVVDGKSVIDIIDRHSGPDEIPHDVELFHFLRDVGIPPVVAVNKMDKVDDRDERLNELCDRLGLHPPWKQWQGTIAPITAKRGSIDPLTEAVRDHLHEAERDDLFQFF, from the coding sequence ATGTTCGAGACGCGGCCGGATCGGAGCGCCGAGGTCGTCCTCGCCGGACGGTCGAACGTGGGCAAGTCGACGCTGATGCGCGAGCTCACCGGCCACACCTTCGACACCGGCCAGCGCCCTGGCGTCACCCAGGAGCCAAACCACTACGACTGGACGAGCGAGGACTTCGTGCTGACGGACCTCCCCGGATTCGGCTACATGAAGGGTGTCCCCGACGAGGTCCGCGAGCAGATCAAGACCGACGTCGTCCGGTACATCGAAGCCAATGCCGATTCGATCCTGGTCGGGGTGCTCGTCGTCGATGGCAAGAGCGTCATCGACATCATCGACCGCCACTCCGGACCCGACGAGATCCCCCACGACGTCGAACTGTTTCACTTCCTGCGGGACGTGGGCATCCCCCCGGTGGTGGCCGTCAACAAGATGGACAAAGTCGACGACCGCGACGAACGTTTGAACGAACTGTGTGACCGGCTGGGGCTCCACCCACCCTGGAAACAGTGGCAGGGGACGATCGCCCCGATCACCGCCAAGCGCGGCTCGATCGATCCGCTCACGGAGGCTGTCCGGGACCACCTCCACGAGGCCGAGCGCGACGACCTCTTTCAGTTCTTCTGA
- the pfkB gene encoding 1-phosphofructokinase: MIVTVTLNPAVDQTIKMNTGLQSGSVQRSTEAQFTSGGNGVNVSQFLQALGSETVATGLIGGFTGYFIENDLATYDVSTDFVWVEGVTRINTTILTPRNEYQLNQTGPTVDSDVIDELIEIISQHDPDTLNIGGSLLPGMDAADVDRIATAGDWDTAVEVPGEVLSELDADYAYCKPNREELEAATGHEIDSVTDCVDAAKTLQERGFECVIASMGSEGAVMVTPEETLYAPALDVEVVDTLGAGDSMLAAVLWAREQGWDAERALRAGVVASAQLVGVMGSSVRELDPEPRLDEVRIWALDG, from the coding sequence ATGATAGTGACTGTCACCCTGAACCCCGCTGTCGATCAGACGATCAAGATGAACACGGGACTCCAATCGGGGAGCGTCCAGCGGAGCACCGAGGCCCAGTTCACTTCGGGTGGTAACGGCGTCAACGTCTCGCAGTTCCTCCAGGCCCTGGGCTCCGAGACGGTGGCGACGGGGCTTATCGGTGGCTTCACGGGATATTTCATCGAAAACGATCTCGCCACGTACGATGTCTCGACGGATTTCGTCTGGGTTGAGGGCGTGACCCGCATCAACACCACGATACTGACACCCCGAAACGAGTACCAGCTCAACCAGACGGGGCCGACCGTCGATAGTGACGTGATCGACGAACTGATCGAGATCATCTCCCAGCACGACCCGGACACACTCAACATCGGCGGGAGCCTGCTACCGGGGATGGACGCGGCCGACGTCGACCGGATCGCGACCGCCGGCGACTGGGACACCGCCGTCGAGGTGCCAGGCGAAGTGCTGTCCGAACTCGACGCCGACTACGCCTACTGCAAGCCGAACCGCGAGGAACTCGAGGCCGCGACCGGCCACGAGATCGATTCCGTCACCGACTGTGTCGATGCCGCAAAGACTCTCCAGGAGCGGGGATTCGAATGCGTGATCGCTTCGATGGGCAGCGAGGGGGCGGTGATGGTCACCCCCGAGGAGACCCTCTACGCCCCGGCGCTCGATGTCGAAGTCGTCGACACGCTCGGGGCCGGCGATTCGATGCTCGCCGCGGTGCTGTGGGCCCGCGAACAGGGCTGGGACGCCGAGCGCGCGCTCCGGGCCGGCGTGGTTGCCTCGGCCCAACTGGTCGGCGTAATGGGGTCGAGCGTTCGCGAGCTCGATCCGGAACCGCGACTGGACGAGGTACGCATCTGGGCGCTGGACGGCTGA
- a CDS encoding amphi-Trp domain-containing protein, with protein sequence MPEEVLFETEQSMSRADIATYLRTVADNLEGGDAITLEAGDQSVTLEPPAQPTFEVKAEREGPVDGSGELSIELELEWDENADGGTEGDGELRIE encoded by the coding sequence ATGCCCGAAGAAGTCCTCTTCGAAACCGAGCAGTCCATGTCCCGCGCAGACATCGCCACGTACCTCCGCACCGTGGCCGACAACCTCGAGGGCGGCGACGCGATCACGCTGGAAGCCGGCGACCAGTCGGTGACGCTCGAACCACCCGCCCAGCCGACCTTCGAGGTCAAAGCCGAACGCGAGGGGCCGGTCGATGGCTCCGGGGAACTCTCCATCGAACTCGAACTCGAGTGGGACGAGAACGCCGACGGTGGGACCGAGGGCGACGGCGAACTCCGGATCGAGTAA
- a CDS encoding PIN domain-containing protein, translating into MRVLDATFLIDYLDGVEATKAFYEAHGGENERWVMPVPAYAEALVGEGNLPSGDVDGARGALSWGETYAVDERTAVTAGEIADEVGSSGPYLDGLDALIAAVGRELDAPVVSGDSDLTHPETKHVIDVEEYREPEHDH; encoded by the coding sequence ATGAGGGTCCTCGACGCGACTTTTCTGATCGACTATCTGGACGGCGTCGAAGCGACCAAAGCGTTCTATGAGGCACATGGGGGCGAGAACGAACGCTGGGTGATGCCCGTTCCGGCCTACGCTGAGGCACTCGTCGGCGAGGGGAACCTGCCGAGTGGCGACGTCGACGGTGCTCGTGGAGCTCTCTCGTGGGGTGAGACGTACGCCGTCGACGAGCGGACGGCCGTGACAGCGGGGGAGATCGCGGACGAGGTCGGATCGAGTGGGCCGTATTTGGACGGCCTTGATGCGCTGATCGCCGCCGTCGGCAGGGAACTGGATGCGCCAGTGGTCTCCGGCGACAGTGACCTCACGCACCCAGAGACGAAGCACGTGATCGACGTCGAAGAGTATCGCGAGCCCGAACACGACCACTAA